The Fulvivirga maritima genome segment TGGCCAGTGTAAGTCATGGTTAGATGGTGGTTTAGCGCCCAGGGCGATGACCAGAGATCTGGACTGGGGAGTGCCTGTGCCTGTAGAAGGAGCTGAAGGCAAGGTGCTATACGTTTGGTTTGATGCACCTATCGGCTATATTTCTGCTACTAAAGAGTGGGCTGAGCAAAATGGTAAAAACTGGGAGCCATATTGGAAGGATAAAGACTCAAGATTACTTCACTTTATTGGTAAGGATAATATTGTGTTTCACTGTATCATCTTCCCAAGCATATTGCATGTAGATGGTGATTATATATTGCCAGATAATGTTCCTGCTAATGAGTTCTTAAATCTTGAAGGAAATAAAATTAGTACATCTAAAAACTGGGCGGTTTGGCTGCATGAGTTTTTAGAAGATTTGCCTGGTAAAGAAGATGTACTTAGGTATGTGTTATGTGCTAATGCTCCTGAAACAAAGGATAATGACTTTACCTGGAAAGACTTCCAGACTCGTAATAACAGTGAGCTGGTAGCTATATTCGGCAATTTTATTAATAGAGCAGTAGTGCTTACTAATAAGTATTATGAAGGCGAAATTCCTGAAAAAGGAGAGTTGTTTGATATAGACAAGGAAACCATTGAGAAGGTAAAGGCTGCTCCTCAGAAAATAGCTAATGCGCTAGATGCATTTAAATTTAGAGAAGCAATGTCTGAGTTTATAGATTTAGCCAGAACAGGAAATAAATACCTGGCTGATACTGAACCTTGGAAGTTGATAAAGACCAACCCTAACAGAGTGAAGACCATTATGAATATAGGTCTTCAGATCGCCGCTAATCTGGCGATTGTAGGGGAGCCGTTCTTACCTAAAACTATCAATAAATTAAATGGCATTTTAAACTTTTCAGGAAAGCTGTGGGCCGATGCCGGATCTGTTGATTTGCTGCCTGATGGTCATAAAATAGGAGAGGCTGAATTATTGTTTGAGAAAATTGAAGATGACGTAGTGCAAAAGCAGATGGATAAACTAGAGGCAACTAAAAAAACTAATGAGCAGGAAGTAAAAGCTGCTGTAGCTAAAGAACAAGAGGCTGCTCCGGCAGAATCTAATGTAAAGGCTGAGATCAATTTTGATGACTTTATGAAAATTGATATCAGAGTAGGGACTATTCTTGAAGCTGAAAAAATGCCAAAATCTAAAAAGCTATTGAAGATGTTGGTAGATACAGGGATTGACAAGAGGACCATTTTAAGTGGTATTGCTGAGCATTATTCACCCGAAGAGGTGATAGGTCAGCAGGTGTCTGTTTTAGTGAATTTGGCCCCTAGAAAAATGATGGGAGTAGAATCTCAGGGAATGATATTGATGGCTGAAGATACTGATGGTACATTAAGATTTGTGCAGCCTTCAGAAAAGGTGAATCCTGGATCAGGAATAAGTTAATAATTATAAGCTGAAAATATAATAGAGGGTGTTTGGTATTACTAAACACCCTTTTTTATTAATCATTAAATTCATTCATGGTTCTTGTTGCTCCAATGGTGCAAAAGGAGAGGGTCATATCAATAGCTTTATCCATAATAAAAGGCAGCTCTTCAAATTCCTTTTTTGTGAATGGACTTAGTACATAATCTATTTGCTGACCTTTAGCATAGTTATCACCAATTCCCATCTTTAGACGAGAGTAGTTGTTGCCTCCGGTAAGCTGTTCAATATTTTTAAGCCCATTATGTCCTGCTGCTGATCCCTTCATGCGCAGACGCAGGTTGCCAAAAGGAATAGCAATATCATCTACTAATACTAATAGGTTCTCTTTGGGTATTTTAAGCTCTTTAAGCCAATAGTTAACAGCTTTACCACTCAGGTTCATATAGGTGGTAGGCTTTATTAGGTGTATCTGCCTCGACTTATACTTAAATTCTGCTTTCTCAGCCAGACGCTCATTGTTAAATTTAAAGCCATGCACGTCAGCCATTCTGTCTAGTGTAAGAAAACCGATGTTATGTCTGGTTAGCTCATACTCTGCGCCAATGTTTCCTAAACCTGCTATTAAGTACTTCATGCTTTTTTAAAATAATAAGGAGGGGGTTAAACTAAAAAATCCTGCCCATAGAGAGCAGGATTTTCTTAAATGAATTTTGTTAGACTTATTCAGTCTCTTCTGCTTCAGTTTCTTCTGCTTCAGCAGTTTGCTTACCTCTAAGTGCTCTTGGTATTTCTACTACAGCTACAGAAGCGATTTTAGTATCAAGGATTTCGAAGTTATCTTCTGCGATCTCTTGTACTTTTATAGCTTTTCCGAAGTCTAAGCCGCTAAGATCTACAGTGATATGCTCAGGCATATGCTTAGGAAGCGACTGAATTCTTAAGTGTCTTCTTTTCTTAATAAGAGTACCCCCTTTGGCTACACCTGGAGATTCTCCTTCGAAATGAACAGGAATATCCATTTTAATGGTTTTTCCTTCGAAGATTTGCAAGAAGTCAACATGAAGAATTACTTCACTTACTGGGTGAAACTGGATATCTTGTAAGATAGCCTGATACTCATCTCCCTCAATGTTCAAATGCACAAAGTGTGCTTCATCTGTGTACACTAATTCTCTGAAAAGAATCATTGGTGCATAAAAGTGTATCTGCTCATCACCACCATAAATTACGCAAGGAACATTTCCTTCTGCGCGCAACTTCTTGGAATCTGATTTGCCGAGATTTGCTCTTTTATACCCTATAACCTCAACTGTTTTCATTGTAATTATAATTTATATGTGAGTAAATAAAATTCTTAAGAACGGATGAATAATGAGCTGATAGACTCATGATCATGTATTTTTCTGATTGCTTTAGCAAAAAGGTCAGATACACTGAGTACTTTTATTTTAGAGCAATCTTGTTTCAGAGGCAGGGTGTCTGTAGTTACCAGCTCTTCCAGCTCTGAGTTTTCTATGTTTTCGTAGGCTTTGCCAGATAGTATCGGGTGAGTGGCTACTGCTCTTACAGATTTAGCTCCTTTGTCTTTTAAAAGAGCGGCTGCTTTGCATATAGTGCCTCCGGTATCTATTAGGTCATCTATCATTACTACGTCTTTGCCTTCTACGTCTCCAATAAGTCTCATAGATGCTACTTCGTTGGCTTTTTCACGGTACTTATCACAAACTACCATTTCAGCTCTAAAGAACTTAGCGAAGCTTCTGGTTCTTTTTACACCACCTACATCAGGAGAAGCAAAAATGATATCTTCCAATTTCAGAGATCTGATGTAAGGAATAAATATTGAAGTACCATCTAAGTGATCTAAAGGAATATCAAAAAATCCCTGGATCTGATCAGCATGAAGGTCACAAGTCATAATTCTGTCTGCGCCTGCGGCTGATAATAAGTTAGCCATGAGCTTGGCTGCTATAGCTACTCTTGGTTTATCTTTTCTGTCCTGACGTGCATAACCGAAATAAGGAACCACTACAGTTACATACTTAGCGCTAGCTCTTTTAGCAGCATCGATAAGTAAAAGTAATTCCAAAAAGTTATCAGCAGGGGGAAAAGTTGATTGTATCAAAAAGACATCACTTCCTCTTACAGATTCAGTAAAGAAAGGAGACATTTCACCGTCACTAAATTTCTGAAGCGTGACTTCTCCTAAAGGCTTACCGTATGACTGAGCAATTTTTTCAGCCAAGTATTGAGTTGATTTTCCGGAGAAGATCTTTACTGATGACATCTTTTTAAGTTTGGCATTTTTAAAACAAAAAAGGCGGACTATATAATGTCCGCCTGAGTTGCCCGACTAGGGCTCGAACCTAGACTCTTCTGAACCAAAATCAGACGTGTTGCCAGTTACACCATCGGGCAATCTTGTTTCCCTCATTTTTGGGATGGCAAAAGTAGTATTAATTTTTAAAAATGAAAACTTCCGGGTAGAAATTTTTAAAAATATTTTACGGAGTCTGAGAAAGTATCTTTTTCTGCTCTTCCATGAAGCCGTCTGCGAAGAACTGATACTTGTTTAGAATGGATTTTACGGCGTTATTGACGTCTCTAATGTCAGAAAAGTTTACACGGCCATAGTAGTCTGTAGCATAGCCTTGCCAGATAGAAGCTTTTTGTTTTCTGTCAAAAATCTGAATAAGCAGGGTGCCTTCTTTCATACCAATCTTTAATCGGTTGTATTCAAGGTCACGATTTTGCTTGGTCATCCAGTCTTCTATTTTAGGTTGGTTGTAACCTCTGAAGTTCAGGCTGTCTACAAACACCCTGAAAGATAGTAGTAAATCGGGCTTGTTGTCCTTTCTTTTATAGCCAAGAAATTTCATGTGAGATTCTATCGCCCTCTTGATTACCTCGCCGTTAGAGGCTAGTTCCTGGTTCTCTGCCTGCAGCAAGAAGTCATAACTACTGTATTTGTCAAAACGACCTTTGTAGCTGTAGTCATATTCTACAGGTAGTTCACGATAAGAGAAGCACGATACTAATATTAGAGATAGTATTCCGATGGATAGGAAGTGAGAGCGTGATTTCATACTTAATGAGGTTTAAAACAGAGCCTATATAAATATAATATAATAGGCCCTGTTTTAATAACATTTAATCTGAAATGTTTAATGAAATCCGCTATTTGCGAGTAGTTACTTATGTGTTTCTAACCATGCCTTAGCGTTCGTAAATGCCTCTATCCATGGTGATACTTCATCTTGTCTGCCTTCAGGGTAATATGCCCAGTTGTGAGGGTATATAGAACGCTCCAAATGAGGCATTATAGCGAGGTGTCTGCCATCTTTAGAGCAAACAGCAGCTGTACTATGATCTGAGTCGTTAGGGTTGCCAGGATACGCCTTATAAGCGTATTTAGCTACTATGTTATAAGCGGACTCAGCCTCTGGTAATACAAACTTACCTTCACCATGTGCTACCCATACGCCCAGCTTGCTGCCGCCCAGGGAGCTAAACATTACACTTTCGTTTTCTGGTATATCAACAGATATAAAGCTCGATTCAAACTTCTCTGAACTGTTATGATGCATGGTAGGGTGATTCTTAATCTCAGGGAATAAGAGGCCTAATTCCATCATTAACTGACAACCGTTACATACGCCTAAGCTGAGTGTATCTTTTCTGCTATAGAAATTATCAAGGGCTTGTTTCGCCTTTTCGTTATAAAGGAATGCTCCAGCCCACCCTTTGGCTGATCCTAGTACATCAGAGTTAGAGAAGCCACCTACAAATACTATGAGATTTACATCAGAAAGATCATCTCTACCACTGATCAGGTCAGTCATGTGAACATCTTTCACATCAAAGCCTGCCATGTGCATCATCCAAGCCATTTCACGGTCACCATTCACTCCTTTTTCTCTAATGATAGCCGCTTTATAGCCTGTCTCTTCTTTTCTATTTAAATCAATGCCATATTGATCTAGCTTGCCAGTGAAATGTGCCGGAAACTGATAAGAAAGAGGTTGCTTTTTGTAGTTTTCAAAACGAGCCTGAGCTAAGTCAGCACCTGATTGCTTTTTATCTAACAGATAAGAGGTTTTAAACCATACGTCTCTTAGTTCTTTTACATCAAGATCTAAAGCTGTATCGTTATGGTTGATGGTAACACGCCCGCTGTTATTAGTTGTACCTATAACATAAGCGTTGATGTCTACCTTTTTGAAATCATTAACAATGCTATCATCAGCTACCTGAATAAGTACTCCTGGTTGTTCACTAAAAAGTACTTTTAAAGTATCCGCTTCAGGAATATCGTTTAGAGATATTTCAAGGCCTGAATTTTCTGTAGGGAAGCACATTTCAAGCAGCGCTGTGATCATACCTCCGGCAGAAATATCATGACCTGCCAATATTTTATTTTCCAGCACCAATAGCTGAATTTCAGCAAAGGCCTTTTTGAAATAAAAAGCATCTTTTATAGTAGGAGCAGTGCTGCCTAGCTTGTTAAGTACCTGAGCAAAGCTACTGCCACCCAGCTTGTAATCATCATCAGAAAAATCTATGTATATGATGTGAGAGTTAGCTTCTGGCTTAAGGTTAGGAGATACTACCTGATTGATGTTGCTTACTTCGCCTACGGAGCTGATTATAACCGTTCCTGGAGAATAAACTACATCGCCATCAGGGTATTTTTGGGTCATAGAAAGTGAATCTTTACCCGTAGGGATGTTGATGTCCAATTCCTGAGCAAATTCACTTACAGCTTTCACGGCATTGTATAATCTGCTGTTTTCGCCTTCTACTTTGGCTGGCCACATCCAGTTGGCACTTAAAGAAACTCCTTTAAGTCCATGAGTAAGTGGAGCCCAAACTAAGTTAGTGAGTGCTTCAGCTATTGAAAGCTTGGAGCCTGCATCAGGATCTATAAGAGCGGAAACAGGAGCATGGCCAATAGAAGTGGCTATTCCTTTAGTCCCTTTATAGTCTAGTGCCATTACGCCCAGGTTGTTAAGAGGAAGCTGTACAGGCCCACAAGTCTGTTGTTTCGCTACCTTTCCTGAAACACATCGGTCCACTTTGTTAGTTAACCAGTCTTTACAAGCTACACCTTCCAGTTGTAATACTGATTCTAAATATTCTTTGATTTGCTCTGAGCTATAAGTTAACTCAGCATAGTTGCTGGCTTTATCTTCATCTTCCAATATAGTTTTTGGAGATGAGCCGAACATATGAGACAGATCCCAATCTATAGGATTCTTGCCTGTCTTTTTATTTTCAAACTTAAAATGATCATCACCGGTAGCGTGGCCTACAGCATACATAGGAGAGCGCTCTCTGTCGGCTACTTTTTTAAGGTAATCAAGGTCTTTACTTTTCATTACCAAGCCCATTCTTTCCTGAGATTCGTTACCTACTATCTCTTTATCAGAAAGTGTAGGATCACCCACAGGCAGCTTGTTTACATCTATGGTTCCACCGGTTTCTTCTACCAGCTCAGAGAGGCAGTTTAGGTGGCCACCAGCACCATGATCATGAATAGAGATGATAGGGTTCTCATCGCTTTCTACCATAGCTCTGATAGTATTCATCACCCTTTTTTGCATTTCAGGGTTAGAGCGCTGTATGGCATTAAGCTCTATAGAGTTGCCAAATTCTCCGGTAGCTACTGAAGAAACGGCTCCACCACCCATACCAATACGGTAGTTGTCCCCTCCAAGTATTACTATTTCGTCTCCTTTTTCTGGGGATGCTTTTAAGCTGTCATGCTTCTTGCCAAACCCAATTCCACCGGCCAGCATGATCACTTTATCAAATCCGAATTTTTTGTCGTTCTCTTCGTGCTCAAAAGTGAGTAAGCTTCCGCAAATAAGAGGTTGACCAAACTTATTACCAAAATCACTGGCACCATCAGACGCTTTAATAAGGATGTCCATAGGCGTTTGGTACAACCATTTTCTAGGTTGTATGTTCTCTTCCCACTTTCTTCCTTCCTCTAGTCGGGAGTATGAAGTCATATATACAGCAGTTCCTGCTAATGGCAAGCTGCCTTTTCCTCCTGCTAGTCTATCTCTAATCTCTCCTCCAGATCCTGTGGCAGCACCGTTAAATGGTTCTACTGTGGTAGGGAAGTTATGGGTTTCCGCTTTTAAGCTGATAACCGTATCTATTTCTTTAGTAGTGAAATAATCAGGCTTATCAGGTGTTTTGGGTGAAAATTGTTCCGCTTTAGGGCCTTGAATAAAGGCTACATTATCCTTATAAGCAGAAACTATGTAATTCGGGTTTTTAGTAGATGTTTCTTTTATCATCTGGAAAAGGGATTTATCCATTTCTTTTCCGTTAATAATGAAAACACCATTAAATATTTTATGCCTGCAGTGCTCTGAGTTTACCTGAGAGAAGCCAAAAACTTCACTATCGGTGAGCTTTCTGTCTAATTTTTTACTTACTCCTTCCAGATATTCTACTTCTTCTTCGCTAAGGGCCAGGCCTTCTTTTTTATTGAAAGTAGAGATATCATCAATCTCTATTACCGGATCAGGACTTTTAGCAATAGTGAAAAGTTGCTGATCAAGGTTATGATAGAGAACTTCCAGCATAGGATCATATTCAGCTGATCGCTCTTCTACCTGAGTAAATTGCTCGATCCTTTTAATTCCTTCTATGCCCATATTCTGGGTGATCTCCACGGCATTCGTGCTCCATGGGGTAATCATTTCTTTGCGAGGTCCTACAAAATAACCCTCTAACTGAGGTGCTTCTATAGTTTCTGCTTGCCCAAAAAGCCACTTTAGCTTGTTAATGTCTGCTTCCTGGAGCTGCTGTGAAAGGTCTACTGCGTAATACTGTTGACCTTGTGATCGGAAAAACTGGATCATTAAAATTGAGGATTTGAATAGTTAATGTTTTTCACCGCAAAAGTAGAAAAAAGAATTATATTATGCCTTAAGAATCAGGGCGTACCTGATGATGGGTCAAAATGCTCGCTAGCTTTAAAAATGGGATAAAACCATTTTACGATTGTTTTTTTGAAGAAAAATTAAACATTAAGGTGGCTATTATCCTTAAATAATAAAGCATAAATTATTTTATGAGCAAAAATAAGGTTCTTATAAAGTATGGAGGCAACGCCATGCAAAGTGAAGACTTGAAGAATCAAATCGCCCAAAAAATCAAAATTTTACATGAATCTGGATTTGAGGTGCTTTTGATGCATGGAGGAGGCCCGTTTATTAACAAAGCACTGGAGCTAGCCGGTATTGAGTCTGAGTTTTTTGATGGACAAAGGCATACTAGCGCCGAAGCATTGGTGCATATTGAAAGAGCACTAAAAGGTGAAGTGAATAGCTCTCTGGTAGGTTTGCTTAACAAAACCGGACTGAAAGCTGTAGGTCTGAGCGGAAAAGACGGTATGCTGGCTATAGCTGAAAAAAGATGGCACGTGCCTTTATCGGGAGGTGAGAAGATAGACCTGGGGCAGGTAGGGGACGTAAAGAGCATGAATACTGATTTGCCACAGCGATTGCTCACTGCAGGTTATATTCCGGTAGTTACCTGTATCGCTTCTGATGATGAGGGGAATGACTATAATATTAATGCGGATATGTTTGCCGGCCATTTGGCTGCAGCCTTAGAGGTAGATGAATATGTGCTGCTTACTGATGTAGACGGCCTTTTTGAAAATTATCCTGACCCTGACTCCATTTTACATAGTGTAAAGCTTAGCGATATTGAAGCGATGTATGGAGATATTATTACCGGAGGTATGATCCCCAAGCTGGAGTCTTGCGAGATAGCCATGAAAAATGGTGCAGCCAGGGCTACCATCCTGAATGGTACTAAGCCAGAGCAGATCACAGATTATTTATTGCATAGAAAATCAATAGGTACAACAATACAGAAATGATGAGTTATACTAATGAAGAATTATATCAGCAGGATAAAAATAATTATCTGCCTACATTCAAACGATTTCCCTTGGCCTTTGCAAAAGGTAAGGGGAGCAGACTGTGGGATGTAGAAGGAAAAGAATATATTGATATGCTGGCGGGCATAGCAGTTTGTAATGTAGGGCATAGCCACCCTAAAGTGGTGGAGGCTGTGCAGAAACAAGCGGCAGAGCTTATGCATATTTCTAATTTCTTTGTGACCTTGCCACAGGTAGAGCTGAGCAAAAAGCTCAAAGAAATTAGTGGTCTTGATCATGTTTTCATAACCAATAGTGGCGCTGAATCTGTAGAAGGTGCTATAAAAGTGGCTCGTAAATACGCACATAAGCATGGTCGGGGAGGAGAGGTGATTTCTATGACCAAATCTTTTCACGGTCGTACGCTGGGTACTATCGCCACTGGCCAGGCTAAATATCAGCAAGGTTTTGAACCTATTCCCACAGGTTTTAAGCAAGTAGAATTTAATAACCTTGAAGCTCTTAAGTCAACTATTAGCCAGGAAACGGCGGCTATTATTTTAGAGCCTGTGCAAGGTGAAGGAGGTATTAACCCTGTGGATAAGGACTATTTGCAAGCGATAAGAGAAATCTGTACAGAAGAAAAAATTGCTTTGATTTTTGACGAAGTGCAATGTGGAATCGGTCGTACAGGGAAGTGGTTTGCGAAGGATCATTATGGAGTGCAGCCCGATGTTATGACACTGGCCAAAGGGCTTGGTGGAGGTTTCCCGATAGGAGCTTTTGTATGTGATTCAAAAATTAGTGATGCTATTAATTATGGAGATCACGGTACCACTTTTGGAGGTAATCCATTAGCCTGTTCTTCAGCTTTAGCTACGTTATCAGTTATAGAAGAAGAGAATTTGTTAGATGCAGCCACTGAGAAGGGAGCATGGGTGAAAGCTGAATTTGAAAAAATGAAAGCTGAGCATGGTGAGATAAAATACATTCGTGGACTTGGACTTATGATAGGTATTGAGTTATCTCAGCCAGCGGCTCCGGTGGTGAAACTGCTTTTAGAAAAAGGTATTATAGCTAATGCTACCGCTGATACGGTGCTAAGACTAGTGCCTTCTTTAAATATACCTGAAGAAGATTTGAAGCAAGTGGTGGAAGAAATAGAAAAGTGTTTAGCAGAAACCATGATAGAACAATGAGTAATACGCGAAAAAAAGTAGCAATTGTAGGAGCTTCTGGTTATACAGGTTCCGAACTCGCTCGTTTTTTACTGCATCACCCAGAGGTAGAAATTGCCATGATCACCTCTGAAACGCACGAAGGAAAGCCATTTTCTACTTTACATCCTCAGTTTACCGGGCAGCTTGATATGCCTTTGGTATCCGCACAAAGAGTAACTGATGAGCCTTTGGATGTTGTTTTTCTGGCATTGCCACACGGTGTTTCTATGAATTTTGTGATGCAATGGGCAGATAAATCATTTAAAATTATTGATCTCAGTGGAGACTTCAGGTTAAAAAACTCTGAAGTGTATGAGCACTGGTATAAGAAAGATCATAATTATGAAAAAGGATTTGATCATGCTGTATATGGATTGCCAGAGCTACATAAAGATGATATAGTACAATCAGATTTGGTGGCTAATCCAGGCTGTTATCCTACTACTTCTACGCTAGGAGTAGCTCCATTGGTAGCCGAAAAACTGATAGATATAGAAGGCATTATAATAGATGCTAAATCAGGAATTACTGGAGCAGGTATAAAGCCTAGCCTTACCACCCACTTTTCTAATGTTAATGATAATTTCAAGGCCTATGGAGTAAAAAGTCATCGGCATACTATTGAAATAGAAGAGCAGCTAGGATTTCTTAATGAAGGAGAAGTGAAGGTTCAATTTACACCTCACCTGCTACCGCTAGATAGAGGAATACTGGCTACCAGCTATTCTACTCCACTAAACGACATGACCCAGGAAAAGCTGGACGATTTATACCAATCTTTTTATGAAGAAAAGCCATTTGTAAGGGTGAGAGAATCTTTACCTACTTTGAAAGACGTGAGAGGTAGTAATTACTGTGATGTGCACCCTGTGTGGGATGAACGTACTAACAGAATAATGGTTTTTTCGGCCATTGATAATCTTGTAAAAGGAGCCGCAGGGCAGGCTATTCAGAATATGAACCTGATGCTTGGCTTTGAAGAAACCTCAGGCCTATTACTTAATCCATTGAAACCATAAACCAACAATACTATCGAAGATCAAATGATTCAAAATATTACAAATGTAAAAGGTATCAAATGCTGGGGAGCACACACCGGAATCAAGTCTATGAGACGTGATCTGGCTATAATCTACTCAGAGGTGCCTTGTGCCGCAGCAGCTTGTTTTACCCAAAATAAAGTGCAGGCAGAGCCGGTGAAATTGAGTATTAAACACATGAAAGATAACCGGGCTCAGGTAATAGTATGTAATGCTGGTAATGCTAATGCATGTACCGGAGAGCAAGGCCGAATTGGAGCAGAAGCTATGGCTAATACTGTAGCTGAAGAACTAAAAATACCGGTAGAAGATGTGATAGTAGCCTCAACAGGGCTCATAGGAGAGCCTTTTCCTACTGATGATATTGTGAAGGGAATAAAAGAAAATATTCCTAAATTATCTAATACGGCCAAGGCAGGATCTTTTACTGCTAATGCTATTCTTACTACAGATACTTTCCCTAAAGAAGGCTTTCTTGAATTTGACTGTGATGGCACTAAAGTAGCGCTGGGCGGCATGGCTAAAGGATCAGGTATGATTCATCCAAACATGGCTACTATGCTGTCTTTTGTGGTTACGGATATTAATATAGATGAGAAATTACTGGATGAAGCGGTAAAGTACTGTGTAGAGAGAACTTTTAATATGATTACTGTAGATGGTGATACTTCTACTAATGATATGGTGGCAGTATTGGCAAACGGTCTGGCTGGTAATAAGAAGATTAAAACCAAAAGCGATCCTAACTATCAGCTGTTTAGAGAAAAGCTTATGCAGCTGCTTACACACCTGGCCAAATTAATTATCTCTGATGGCGAAGGTGCCTCTAAGTTTATAGAGTATAAAGTTACTAAGGCCAGAACTGAGAATAATGCCAGAACTTTAGTGAAAGCGATCTCTGATTCTACACTAGTTAAAACGGCTATGTTTGGCCGTGATCCTAACTGGGGGAGAATAATAGCTGCCTGCGGTAATGCTGGCGTTCCTTTTGATTATACCAAGGCCGATTTATACATTGGAGATAATAGTAACCTGGTGCAGGTGCTTAAGAAAGGATCTCCTGCAGATTATGATAAGGCATATATAAAGAAACTGCTGAGAGAATCTCACATCCGTATAGTCCTGGAGCTACATAAGGGTAGTGAAGAGAGCACAGGTTGGGGCTCAGACCTTACTACAGATTATGTGATGTTTAATTCAGTATATACTACCTAAATAAAAGCAAAACAGCCACTGGTACTAATCTTCCCAGTGGCTGTTATTCTAAATCAGAAATACTTTTTGTAATTATCTTCATCTTGCCAAAATTCACGACACTTTTGTATCTGTTCTTCTTTAAAGTGTTCGTCATTTTTCAATTCTTTCCATTCTCCATAACCCAGCTGCTCGGCTAGTTTATAGAAACGGTCTCCTTGTCCATTCTTTTTATCCTGAACCATTACACTGATGAGCGGGCGATCTTCCTCATGCTCTTCTTCTGAAATCTCATCCAGAATAGTTCCTAAAAGTTGTTTCTCATGTTTAATGTCAAGGTTAAGGCCTAGCTCAGTAGTGTTGATCAATCTCCTGTAGGAAATAGGAGCACTATCTGTTCGGGCCAATTGGATTAGCTTATTTCTTACTCTCGAATTCAAACTTTTTTAGATCTTGTTAAACAAAAAATAATAGCCAATTTTAAGAAAAATTAAAATTTTTAGCCACTTACTAGCTACTAATGTGCTCAGAAACTTTGTGAATCAGATGGTTATGAGCAGATTTTATTAAAACTATTTTATAATCGGTGATTTTTTTAATAAGCGGCTGCATATGTTGGGGTGTAATTACCTTATCTAAAGTGCCCAGATAAAAAGTCACTGGGATGTGGTTTTTAGTTAACAAATGGCTGATTTTCTTCATCTTAAATTTTAGGTGAGAAAATACTATCCATGAATAATATACCCTTTTTCTTTTCTCTAAGCTGTCCATTTGGCTGGCAGCGAATTTTGATAAGCTGCGATCAATAAATTTTAATTTTTCTGCCGTTCTAAGAATGCTAAAAAAAAGTTGAGGCTTCTGTATCATACTTTTAAAAACCTTCTTTAAACCTATAGGAGATGTGGCTAACTGATACCAAATATTAGGTTTAATGCCATCAGGAGCAATAAATATCAGTTCTATAATTCTTTCTGGAATGGCCTCTAGTGTGGCAAGTACAAATTTAGCTCCTATGCTAAAGCCCATCAGAGCTACTTCTTTAATTTTAAGGCTAGCGAGGAAAGCAGTTATTATTTCTGCCCATATAGCTTTGCTAAGCGGAGTATCTTCATGAGACCAATAACTATTGCCATGAAAAAATAAATCAAAGCTATAAATGGT includes the following:
- the metG gene encoding methionine--tRNA ligase, whose amino-acid sequence is MMQDTDTNFKRHTITAALPYANGPVHIGHLAGVYVPADIYVRYLKSKKEDVVFVCGSDEHGVAITLRAKKEGVTPKEVVDKYHTLIKDSFEQFGIDFDIYSRTSSEVHKQTSMDMFKKLYDMGVFEEQTSKQYYDEKSKLFLADRYIIGTCPKCGYDQAYGDQCEKCGSSLSPAELINPKSALSGDEPVLKETKHWYFPMDKYEPWLKEWILEDHKEWKTNVYGQCKSWLDGGLAPRAMTRDLDWGVPVPVEGAEGKVLYVWFDAPIGYISATKEWAEQNGKNWEPYWKDKDSRLLHFIGKDNIVFHCIIFPSILHVDGDYILPDNVPANEFLNLEGNKISTSKNWAVWLHEFLEDLPGKEDVLRYVLCANAPETKDNDFTWKDFQTRNNSELVAIFGNFINRAVVLTNKYYEGEIPEKGELFDIDKETIEKVKAAPQKIANALDAFKFREAMSEFIDLARTGNKYLADTEPWKLIKTNPNRVKTIMNIGLQIAANLAIVGEPFLPKTINKLNGILNFSGKLWADAGSVDLLPDGHKIGEAELLFEKIEDDVVQKQMDKLEATKKTNEQEVKAAVAKEQEAAPAESNVKAEINFDDFMKIDIRVGTILEAEKMPKSKKLLKMLVDTGIDKRTILSGIAEHYSPEEVIGQQVSVLVNLAPRKMMGVESQGMILMAEDTDGTLRFVQPSEKVNPGSGIS
- the pth gene encoding aminoacyl-tRNA hydrolase; translated protein: MKYLIAGLGNIGAEYELTRHNIGFLTLDRMADVHGFKFNNERLAEKAEFKYKSRQIHLIKPTTYMNLSGKAVNYWLKELKIPKENLLVLVDDIAIPFGNLRLRMKGSAAGHNGLKNIEQLTGGNNYSRLKMGIGDNYAKGQQIDYVLSPFTKKEFEELPFIMDKAIDMTLSFCTIGATRTMNEFND
- a CDS encoding 50S ribosomal protein L25/general stress protein Ctc; this translates as MKTVEVIGYKRANLGKSDSKKLRAEGNVPCVIYGGDEQIHFYAPMILFRELVYTDEAHFVHLNIEGDEYQAILQDIQFHPVSEVILHVDFLQIFEGKTIKMDIPVHFEGESPGVAKGGTLIKKRRHLRIQSLPKHMPEHITVDLSGLDFGKAIKVQEIAEDNFEILDTKIASVAVVEIPRALRGKQTAEAEETEAEETE
- a CDS encoding ribose-phosphate pyrophosphokinase, encoding MSSVKIFSGKSTQYLAEKIAQSYGKPLGEVTLQKFSDGEMSPFFTESVRGSDVFLIQSTFPPADNFLELLLLIDAAKRASAKYVTVVVPYFGYARQDRKDKPRVAIAAKLMANLLSAAGADRIMTCDLHADQIQGFFDIPLDHLDGTSIFIPYIRSLKLEDIIFASPDVGGVKRTRSFAKFFRAEMVVCDKYREKANEVASMRLIGDVEGKDVVMIDDLIDTGGTICKAAALLKDKGAKSVRAVATHPILSGKAYENIENSELEELVTTDTLPLKQDCSKIKVLSVSDLFAKAIRKIHDHESISSLFIRS
- a CDS encoding DUF4136 domain-containing protein, giving the protein MKSRSHFLSIGILSLILVSCFSYRELPVEYDYSYKGRFDKYSSYDFLLQAENQELASNGEVIKRAIESHMKFLGYKRKDNKPDLLLSFRVFVDSLNFRGYNQPKIEDWMTKQNRDLEYNRLKIGMKEGTLLIQIFDRKQKASIWQGYATDYYGRVNFSDIRDVNNAVKSILNKYQFFADGFMEEQKKILSQTP